The Streptomyces bacillaris sequence GGTGATGGTATGGCGCACGTGCGAACGTACGGTGGGAGTTTTTCGGCCGGTGCGGGCGGACAGGTGTTGCCGTCGGCAGACAGAGAGAGCGAAAAGGGACAGTTGCTCTCCGAGGCTGTGCTTTTCCTGTGATCAACGCCATGGAAAAGGGATGCCGGGTGGCGTGGCGCCGGTGCACCCGCATTTCCGTCCCTTTATCCGGAGCGCAACATTCAGGTATCCGCGATTCCGCTTATCCGCGGGTTCGCGGGTTCGCGGGTTCGTGGGTTCGCGTGTCCCGGCAGGTCTCGTGGACCGTGTCGGCGTACGTCCGTGGGTGGCGGCCGGGTCTCTCCGGTCGTGGTCGTGGTCGCGCCTCTTCCCTGCCCGCACCCCTTGTCTGATGGTCCGTCAGGTATGACGATGGCGGCTGCCGTGACCCGGGGCGGCGGGGACCGCCCCGGGCCGGACCGAAGGGAAGGAGGCCACCGTGCCGAACCCGGGACCGCAGCCACCACCGTCACCCTCGCCGTCGTCACCACCCTCACCCTCACAGCCGCTCCGACCGGCGCCCGACGGGAAGCTCCCGTACGGGATGCAGCTCCCGATCCAGTCGCAGAGCGCCCTCTACGCCGAACCCTGGGAGGCGTCCGCCACCCCCGCCGACCTCGCCCGGATCGCCCGGGCCGCCGACCGCTCCGGCTTCGCCTACATCGCGAGCTGCGACCACATCGCCATCCCGCGCCGCCTCGCGGAGGGGATGAGCACGGTCTGGTACGACCCCGTCGCCACGCTCTCGTACCTCGCCGGGATCACCGAGCGCGTCCTGCTGCTGAGCCATGTCGCCGTCGTCGGGCTGCGCCATCCGCTGATCACCGCCAAGCAGTACGCCACCCTCGACCATCTCAGCGGCGGCCGGCTGATCCTGGGCGTCGGGGCCGGTCACGTACGGGAGGAGTTCGAGGCGGTCGGGGCCGACTTCGACGGGCGCGGCCCGGTCCTCGACGAGACGATCGATGCGCTGCGGGCGGCGCTCGGGCCGGAGGAGTACCCGGAGTTCGCGGGGGAGCGGTTCTCCTTCGGCGGGCTGGGCCAACTGCCGCGCCCCGCGCAGGAACGGGTGCCGCTCTGGGTGGGCGGCTCCTCGCCCGCCGCCGTGCGCCGGGCCGCCGTACGGGGGGACGGCTGGCTCCCGCAGGGCGACCCCCGGGACCGGCTGCCCGCGCAGATCGCCCGGGTGCGCGGGCTGCGGGTGGAGGCGGGGGTCGAGGAGCCGATCGTCATCGGCGCGATCACCGAACCGCTGTACGTCGGTGAGCCCGGGTGGGCCGTCGGGCGGCGGACCCTCGCCGGGAAGCCGGAGGAGCTGGCCGCGTCGCTGCGGGAGTACGCGGCGATGGGCGTGCACCAGATCCAGGTGCGGTTCCGCAGCCGGAGCGTGGCCGAACTGACCGATCAGATGGCGGCGTTCGGGGCGGACGTGGCCCCGCACCTCGACCGGTCCGACCAGTAGGGGAGAGCGGCATGGGCAAGCTGGACGGGCGGGTCGTCCTGGTCACCGGGGCGGCGCGCGGGCAGGGCGAGCAGGAGGCGCGGCTCTTCGCGGCCGAGGGGGCGCGGGTGGTCGTCGCCGATGTGCTGGTGGAGCAAGGGGAGGCGCTGGCGCAGGAGTTGGGAGAGGAGACCGCCCGGTTCGTGCGGCTGGACGTGGGGAGCGAGGAGGGGTGGGCCGAGGCGGTGGCCGTGGCCCGGGACGCCTTCGGGAAGATCGACGGGCTCGTCAACAACGCGGGCATCCTGCGCTTCAACGAGCTGGTCAACACCCCGCTGGCCGAGTTCGAGCAGGTGGTGCGGGTCAATATGACCGGTGCGTTCCTCGGGATCCGGGCCGTGGCGCCGGAGATCGGGGCGGCGGGCGGCGGGACGATCGTCAACACGTCCTCGTACACCGGTCTGACCGGCATGCCGCTGGTCGGCGCGTACGCCGCGACCAAGCACGCCGTCCTCGGTCTGACCAAGGTGGCCGCGATGGAGCTGGCCGGCAAGGGTGTGCGGGTCAACGCCATCTGCCCGGGGGCGATCGACACGGCCATGAGCAACCCGGCGCTGCTGGACCCGGACGCCGACCTCGGCAGGTCGGACGCGGCGCTGGACGCGTACTACCGCAAGCTCGTGCCGATGGGGCGGATCGGCCGGCCGGAGGAGGTGGCCGCGCTGGCCCTCTTCCTGACCGCCGACGACTCCTCGTACATCACCGGGCAGCCGTTCGTCATCGACGGGGGGTGGCTGGCGGGGGTCAGTCCTTTCTGAACACGAAGCCTGACGCTCCGTCAGCTATTGACTGGTCGCGGTGGCGGTGGAACAGTCGGTCGCATCACAATCTGACGGTTCGTCAGAAAAACTTGAGGACGGTGAACCTCCGTGGAATTCGGGCTCTTTGTTCAGGGGTACGTGCCCGCCGCGCGCGCGAAGGCGGATCCCGAGGCAGAGCACAAGGCGCTGATCGAGGAGACCGAGTACGTCATCCAGGCGGACAAGTCCGGCTTCAAGTACGCCTGGGCCTCCGAGCACCACTTCCTGGAGGAGTACTCGCACCTCTCCGCCAACGACGTCTACCTCGGCTATCTCGCCCACGCCACCGAACGCATCCACCTCGGATCGGGCATCTTCAACCCGCTCGCGCCCGTCAACCACCCGGTGAAGGTCGCGGAGAAGGTCGCCATGCTCGATCATCTCTCCGAAGGGCGCTTCGAGTTCGGGACCGGGCGCGGGGCGGGCAGCCACGAGATCCTCGGGTTCATGCCGGGCATCACCGACATGAACCACACGAAGGAGCTGTGGGAGGAGACGATCGCCGAGTTCCCCAAGATGTGGCTCCAGGACGAGTACGCCGGCTTCCAGGGCAAGCACTGGTCGCTCCCGCCGCGCAAGATCCTGCCGAAGCCGTACGGGGGCGCGCACCCGGCCATGTGGTACGCGGCCGGGTCCCCGTCCTCGTACGCCATGGCGGGGAAGAAGGGGCTCGGCGTGCTGGGCTTCAGCGTGCAGAAGGTCTCCGACATGGAGTGGGTCGTCGAGTCCTACAAGAACGCGGTCAAGGACGCCGAGCCGGTGGGGGCGTTCGTCAACGACAACGTGATGGTGACCTCCACGGCCATCTGCGCCGAGACCCATGCCAAGGCGGTGGAGATCGCGGTGGGCGGGGGGCTGAACTACCTCCAGTCGCTGCTGTTCCGCTACCACGACACGTTCCCGCGGCCGGAGGGGATTCCGGAGTGGCCGCAGCTGCTGCCGGAGTACACCGAGGAGATCGTCGAACTCCTCATCGCGGAGGAGCTGATGATCTGCGGGGACCCGGACGAGGTGCTGGAGCAGTGCCGGAGGTGGGACCGGGCGGGGGCGGACCAGCTGAGCTTCGGGCTGCCGATCGGGATCAGCCCCGAGGACACGATGACGACGATCCGGCTGATCGGGGAGCACGTGATCCCGAAGATCGACACGGACCCGGTGCACCGGACCTCGCGGATGCGGGCCGCGGCCGGCTGATCCGCCTGCCCCGGGCCCACGTCGGGGCTCCGCCCCGCCGGTGAACCGGGCGGCGGCCTCCCGGACCGTCGCCCTGATGAGCCGGGGTGCGCACCGCGGCCCAAGCGTGCGCACCCCGGCTGTCCCACCGCGCCGAAGAAGGAACCCACCGGAAGGGAACCGTCATGCTCGACCACCTCATCCGCCGCGCGACCGTCGTGGACGGCACCGGCGGGCCCGCGTACACCGCCGACGTCGGCCTCCGCGGCGGCCGCATCGCCGTCATCGCCGAGCCCGGCACCGTCACCGAAGAGGCCGTGACCGGCGAGGACGCCGACGGGCTGGTCCTCGCCCCCGGGTTCGTCGACCCGCACACGCACTACGACGCCCAGCTCTTCTGGGACCCGTACGCCACCCCCTCCATGAACCACGGCGTCACCACCGTCGCGGGCGGCAACTGCGGATTCACCCTCGCGCCGCTGCACCCCGACCGGCCCGAGGACGCCGACTACACCCGCCGGATGATGGCCCGGGTCGAGGGCATGGCGCTCGCCGCCCTGGAGGAGGGCGTCGACTGGTCCTGGTCCAGCTTCCGGGAGTACCTGGACGCCCTCGAAGGGCGGATCGCCGTCAACGCCGGGTTCATGGTCGGGCACTGTGCGCTGAGGCGGTACGTCATGGGAGCGGACGCGGTCGGCGGGCAGCCGACCCCCGCCCAGCTGGACGCCATGCTCGCCCTCTTCCATGACGCGATGGACGCCGGGGCCTGGGGCCTTTCCACCACCCAGTCGTCCACCCACGCCGACGGCGACGGCGAACCCGTCGCCTCCCGGCACGCCCGCCCCGAAGAACTCCTCGCCCTGTCCCGGGCGGTCGGGGAGCACGAGGGGACCCAGCTGGAGGCGATCGTCGCCGGGTGCCTGGACCAGTTCTCGGACGCGGAGATCGACCTCTTCGTCGACATGAGCGCCGCCGCCGGGCGCCCGCTCAACTGGAACGTGCTCACCGTCGACGCCGCCGTCCCCGAACGGGTACCGCGCCAGCTGATACCGAGCGAACGC is a genomic window containing:
- a CDS encoding LLM class flavin-dependent oxidoreductase, coding for MEFGLFVQGYVPAARAKADPEAEHKALIEETEYVIQADKSGFKYAWASEHHFLEEYSHLSANDVYLGYLAHATERIHLGSGIFNPLAPVNHPVKVAEKVAMLDHLSEGRFEFGTGRGAGSHEILGFMPGITDMNHTKELWEETIAEFPKMWLQDEYAGFQGKHWSLPPRKILPKPYGGAHPAMWYAAGSPSSYAMAGKKGLGVLGFSVQKVSDMEWVVESYKNAVKDAEPVGAFVNDNVMVTSTAICAETHAKAVEIAVGGGLNYLQSLLFRYHDTFPRPEGIPEWPQLLPEYTEEIVELLIAEELMICGDPDEVLEQCRRWDRAGADQLSFGLPIGISPEDTMTTIRLIGEHVIPKIDTDPVHRTSRMRAAAG
- a CDS encoding LLM class F420-dependent oxidoreductase encodes the protein MQLPIQSQSALYAEPWEASATPADLARIARAADRSGFAYIASCDHIAIPRRLAEGMSTVWYDPVATLSYLAGITERVLLLSHVAVVGLRHPLITAKQYATLDHLSGGRLILGVGAGHVREEFEAVGADFDGRGPVLDETIDALRAALGPEEYPEFAGERFSFGGLGQLPRPAQERVPLWVGGSSPAAVRRAAVRGDGWLPQGDPRDRLPAQIARVRGLRVEAGVEEPIVIGAITEPLYVGEPGWAVGRRTLAGKPEELAASLREYAAMGVHQIQVRFRSRSVAELTDQMAAFGADVAPHLDRSDQ
- a CDS encoding N-acyl-D-amino-acid deacylase family protein is translated as MLDHLIRRATVVDGTGGPAYTADVGLRGGRIAVIAEPGTVTEEAVTGEDADGLVLAPGFVDPHTHYDAQLFWDPYATPSMNHGVTTVAGGNCGFTLAPLHPDRPEDADYTRRMMARVEGMALAALEEGVDWSWSSFREYLDALEGRIAVNAGFMVGHCALRRYVMGADAVGGQPTPAQLDAMLALFHDAMDAGAWGLSTTQSSTHADGDGEPVASRHARPEELLALSRAVGEHEGTQLEAIVAGCLDQFSDAEIDLFVDMSAAAGRPLNWNVLTVDAAVPERVPRQLIPSERARAAGGRIVALTMPILTPMNMSLGTFCALNLIPGWGGILALPVPERIERLRDRATRAEMLRRADSKEAGVFRRLADFGRYVIGDTYSTANEGLTGRVVNDIAAERGQDPFHCLVEICAADDLRTVLWPMPTDNDPASWELRRRTWEHPDVLLGGSDAGAHLDRMCGAPYTTRFLGDCLRGRKLVPLTTAVRMLTDDPARLFGLRERGRIEEGFHADLVLFDPERIDAGPATLVHDLPGESPRLDSKAIGIVSVRVNGVETLRDDKVTGAVPGTVLRSGRDTRTVSTA
- a CDS encoding SDR family NAD(P)-dependent oxidoreductase translates to MGKLDGRVVLVTGAARGQGEQEARLFAAEGARVVVADVLVEQGEALAQELGEETARFVRLDVGSEEGWAEAVAVARDAFGKIDGLVNNAGILRFNELVNTPLAEFEQVVRVNMTGAFLGIRAVAPEIGAAGGGTIVNTSSYTGLTGMPLVGAYAATKHAVLGLTKVAAMELAGKGVRVNAICPGAIDTAMSNPALLDPDADLGRSDAALDAYYRKLVPMGRIGRPEEVAALALFLTADDSSYITGQPFVIDGGWLAGVSPF